One stretch of Natronobacterium gregoryi SP2 DNA includes these proteins:
- the gltB gene encoding glutamate synthase large subunit → MSQPHVGGAAGRLQGLAGPADARSNCGVGVVMDLNGGRGHDVVSDGLELLVNLEHRGTTGAEKDTGDGAGLMLQTPHAFFEDVLETDLPETYAVGSIFFPQDDDTREALVALFERTVADYDLEVLEWRDVPTDNDELGETAVESEPDVRQVVVTPVDDVSGADFDRRLYVARRALENEAADIDNAERFYVCSLDSKTIVYKGLLKGEQLPTYYPDLTDGRVESNFVMVHERFSTNTLGAWHLAHPHRTIIHNGEFNTIQGNVNWMRARETDLESDVLADLEAVKPIIDDPDQSDTASVDNALELLMQDGRDLEHALRMLVPEAWRGDDEMDEDRKDWYDFHASLVEPWDGPALVAATDGERVGAVLDRNGLRPCRYDVTADDRLIVASEAGALETDPSEIEERGRLQPGQLFLADPEEGRVIPDDEVFEGLTDDYYGEWGEREQVHVDDLRTADDETPRESVSGLREHQAAFGYTHDELENMLEPMIETGKDPVGSMGDDTPLSVLTEFNRPLFSYFRQLFAQVTNPPLDYIREELVTSMESRLGFQRNLLDESPEHARQLVLDSPILTNTELEAIRNCSTNGITAATIDITYEPESGEPGVDLEAAIERVRDDAVSAIEDGTDVLILSDREISEDRVAIPSLLATGGVHHALVRNGLRNHVGLVVESAEPRTVHQFATLVGYGAGAVTPYLAYETIADLTDGADGPATPAAIDAYVGAVEDGLLKIMAKMGISTVESYQGAQIFEAVGLDSSVVDEYFEGTENRTEGIGLAEIEADLRERHAVAFGDEKSETHLERQGEFEHRSDGIHHQWNPDTVGTLQQAARSNDYERYQEFAEQVNDQNRTLQTLRGLLEFDSDRDPIPIEEVEPVKDVVERFSTAAMSLGSLSPEAHENNSIAMNRIGGKSNSGEGGEPPERFGTEKECNVKQVASGRFGVTSTYLSSADELQIKMAQGSKPGEGGHLPGEKVNEMIAHVRKSTPGVGLISPPPLHDIYSIEDLKQLIFDLKTANEGADVNVKLVSEAGIGTVAAGVAKANADVVHISGHSGGTGASPRTSIKSAGLPWELGLAEANQMLRATGLRDRIRVSADGGLKTGRDVAVAALLGAEEYVFGTASLVTSGCVMARQCHNNTCPVGVATQRGDLRARFPGEPEHVINYMTFIAQELREIMAELGFHTVDEMIGRVEVLAQRDDIDHPKARNVDLSAVLAEPEGDIRYKIREQDHELEDHLDRDLLEVAEDAIEREEPVDVETDVSNVDRAVGAMLSNRITSRYGEPGLPEDTVTVDLEGTAGQSFGAFLASGLSMHLEGCANDYVGKGLSGGKITVRTPETAGYDPTENVAIGNVALYGATDGQLYVNGVAGERFAVRNSGAKAVVEGVGDHGCEYMTGGVVAVLGETGKNFAAGMSGGVAYVYDPDETFADRANTGMVSLHDELEEKDEQMLRRLVENHVAYTSSERGQRLLDNWERALECFVKVMPEAYHEAITEQGSDDVRNELPETPVTGASAEATEFAASDD, encoded by the coding sequence ATGTCACAGCCACACGTAGGGGGAGCCGCCGGACGGCTCCAGGGGCTCGCTGGCCCTGCAGACGCCCGATCGAACTGCGGTGTCGGCGTCGTGATGGACTTGAACGGCGGTCGCGGCCACGACGTCGTCTCCGACGGACTCGAGTTGCTCGTCAACCTCGAACATCGTGGTACCACCGGTGCCGAAAAAGACACCGGCGACGGGGCCGGACTCATGCTCCAGACGCCACACGCGTTCTTCGAAGACGTTCTCGAGACCGACCTTCCCGAGACCTACGCCGTCGGCTCGATTTTCTTCCCGCAGGACGACGACACACGCGAGGCCCTCGTCGCGCTCTTCGAGCGGACTGTCGCCGACTACGACCTCGAGGTACTCGAGTGGCGCGACGTGCCGACGGACAACGACGAGCTCGGGGAGACGGCCGTCGAATCGGAACCCGACGTTCGACAGGTCGTCGTGACGCCTGTCGACGACGTTTCAGGTGCGGACTTCGACCGCCGACTCTACGTGGCTCGCCGCGCTCTCGAGAACGAGGCAGCCGATATCGACAACGCAGAGCGGTTCTACGTCTGCTCGCTCGATTCGAAGACGATCGTCTACAAGGGGCTGCTCAAGGGCGAACAACTGCCGACTTACTATCCCGACCTGACCGACGGCCGCGTCGAGTCGAACTTCGTGATGGTCCACGAGCGGTTCTCGACGAACACGCTCGGTGCCTGGCACCTCGCCCACCCCCATCGAACGATCATTCACAACGGCGAGTTCAACACCATTCAGGGCAACGTCAACTGGATGCGTGCCCGCGAGACGGACCTCGAGAGCGACGTGTTGGCTGACCTGGAAGCAGTCAAACCGATCATCGACGATCCCGACCAGTCCGACACGGCAAGCGTCGACAACGCACTCGAACTCCTGATGCAGGACGGCCGCGACTTAGAGCACGCCCTGCGGATGCTCGTCCCCGAGGCTTGGCGCGGTGACGACGAGATGGACGAGGACCGCAAGGACTGGTATGACTTCCACGCTTCGCTGGTCGAACCGTGGGACGGCCCCGCGCTCGTGGCGGCGACCGACGGCGAGCGAGTCGGTGCCGTTCTGGACCGCAACGGCCTCCGACCGTGTCGGTACGACGTCACGGCCGACGATCGACTAATCGTGGCCAGTGAGGCTGGCGCGCTCGAGACCGACCCCAGCGAGATCGAAGAGCGCGGTCGCCTCCAGCCCGGCCAGCTGTTCCTCGCAGACCCCGAGGAAGGTCGGGTCATCCCGGACGACGAGGTCTTCGAGGGCCTCACGGACGACTACTACGGCGAGTGGGGCGAGCGGGAACAGGTCCACGTCGACGACCTTCGGACGGCCGACGACGAGACGCCCCGGGAGTCCGTCTCGGGTCTCCGCGAGCACCAGGCCGCCTTCGGCTACACGCACGACGAACTCGAGAACATGCTCGAGCCGATGATCGAGACGGGCAAAGATCCCGTCGGCTCGATGGGCGACGACACACCGCTGTCTGTCCTGACCGAGTTCAACCGGCCGCTTTTCTCTTACTTCCGACAGCTGTTCGCCCAGGTGACGAATCCGCCGCTGGACTACATCCGCGAGGAACTGGTTACCTCGATGGAGAGCCGGCTCGGCTTCCAGCGCAACCTCCTCGACGAGTCGCCCGAACACGCGCGCCAGCTGGTACTCGACTCGCCGATCCTCACGAACACCGAACTCGAGGCGATCCGCAACTGTTCGACAAACGGAATCACTGCCGCGACGATCGATATCACCTACGAGCCCGAGAGCGGCGAACCCGGCGTCGACCTCGAGGCTGCGATCGAGCGCGTTCGAGATGACGCCGTTTCCGCGATCGAAGACGGTACCGACGTCTTGATTCTCTCGGACCGTGAAATATCGGAGGATCGGGTTGCGATCCCGAGCCTGCTCGCGACCGGCGGCGTCCACCACGCGCTCGTCCGGAACGGTCTGCGCAACCACGTCGGACTCGTCGTCGAGTCGGCCGAACCCCGGACCGTCCACCAGTTTGCGACGCTGGTCGGCTACGGTGCTGGCGCGGTCACCCCCTATCTCGCCTACGAGACGATCGCAGACCTCACCGACGGGGCGGACGGTCCCGCCACTCCGGCGGCCATCGACGCCTACGTCGGGGCTGTCGAAGATGGCCTCCTGAAGATAATGGCCAAGATGGGTATCTCGACGGTCGAGAGCTACCAGGGCGCGCAGATCTTCGAGGCCGTCGGGCTCGACTCGAGCGTCGTCGACGAATACTTCGAGGGCACCGAGAACCGCACCGAGGGGATCGGCCTGGCCGAGATCGAGGCCGACCTGCGCGAGCGCCACGCCGTCGCTTTCGGCGACGAGAAGTCCGAGACCCACCTCGAGCGCCAGGGCGAGTTCGAACACCGGTCGGACGGTATCCACCACCAGTGGAACCCCGACACCGTCGGCACGCTCCAGCAGGCCGCCCGGTCGAACGACTACGAACGCTACCAGGAGTTCGCCGAGCAGGTCAACGACCAGAACCGCACCCTCCAGACGCTCCGGGGACTGCTCGAGTTCGACTCCGATCGCGATCCGATCCCGATCGAGGAGGTCGAACCCGTCAAAGATGTCGTCGAGCGGTTCTCGACGGCGGCGATGAGTCTGGGCAGTCTCTCACCGGAGGCCCACGAGAACAACTCGATCGCGATGAACCGGATCGGCGGGAAATCGAACTCCGGAGAGGGTGGTGAACCGCCCGAACGGTTCGGCACGGAGAAAGAGTGTAACGTCAAGCAGGTCGCTTCGGGTCGCTTCGGCGTCACCTCGACGTACCTCTCCTCGGCCGACGAACTCCAGATCAAGATGGCCCAGGGGTCGAAGCCGGGAGAGGGCGGCCATCTCCCCGGCGAGAAGGTAAACGAGATGATCGCCCACGTCCGCAAGTCGACGCCGGGCGTCGGGCTGATCTCGCCGCCGCCGCTGCACGACATCTACTCGATCGAGGACCTCAAACAGCTGATCTTCGACCTCAAGACCGCGAACGAGGGCGCCGACGTCAACGTCAAACTCGTCTCCGAGGCCGGCATCGGCACCGTCGCGGCCGGCGTCGCGAAGGCAAACGCCGACGTGGTCCACATCTCCGGCCACTCCGGCGGGACGGGAGCATCTCCGCGCACGTCGATCAAGAGCGCCGGTCTCCCCTGGGAACTCGGCCTCGCCGAGGCCAACCAGATGCTTCGTGCGACCGGACTACGCGACCGCATCCGCGTCTCCGCCGACGGCGGCCTAAAGACCGGCCGCGACGTCGCCGTCGCCGCCCTGCTGGGTGCCGAAGAGTACGTCTTCGGGACAGCCTCGCTCGTGACCTCGGGCTGTGTGATGGCTCGCCAGTGTCACAACAACACCTGTCCTGTCGGCGTCGCAACCCAGCGTGGCGACCTGCGTGCCCGGTTCCCCGGCGAACCCGAGCACGTGATCAACTACATGACCTTCATCGCCCAGGAACTGCGCGAGATCATGGCAGAACTCGGGTTCCATACTGTCGACGAGATGATCGGCCGCGTCGAGGTCCTGGCACAACGCGACGACATCGACCACCCCAAGGCCCGGAACGTCGACCTCTCGGCCGTCCTCGCCGAACCCGAGGGTGACATCCGGTACAAGATCCGCGAACAGGACCACGAACTCGAGGACCACCTCGACCGCGACCTGCTCGAGGTCGCGGAAGACGCCATCGAACGCGAGGAACCGGTCGACGTAGAGACCGACGTTTCGAACGTCGACCGTGCGGTCGGCGCGATGCTCTCGAACCGGATCACCAGCCGGTACGGCGAACCTGGCCTCCCCGAGGACACCGTCACCGTCGACCTCGAGGGCACCGCCGGCCAGAGCTTCGGGGCGTTCCTCGCGAGCGGGCTCTCGATGCACCTCGAGGGGTGCGCGAACGATTACGTCGGCAAGGGCCTCTCCGGCGGCAAGATCACGGTCCGGACGCCGGAGACCGCGGGCTACGACCCGACCGAGAACGTCGCGATCGGCAACGTCGCGCTCTACGGTGCGACCGACGGCCAGCTGTACGTCAACGGCGTCGCCGGAGAGCGGTTCGCGGTCCGCAACTCCGGTGCCAAGGCCGTCGTCGAGGGCGTCGGCGACCACGGCTGCGAGTACATGACTGGCGGCGTCGTCGCCGTCCTGGGTGAGACCGGCAAGAACTTCGCCGCAGGAATGTCCGGCGGCGTCGCCTACGTCTACGATCCCGACGAGACGTTCGCCGACCGCGCGAACACCGGCATGGTCTCCCTGCACGACGAACTCGAGGAGAAAGACGAGCAGATGCTGCGTCGCCTCGTCGAGAACCACGTCGCCTACACGAGCTCCGAGCGCGGCCAGCGGCTACTGGACAACTGGGAGCGCGCGCTCGAGTGCTTCGTGAAGGTGATGCCCGAGGCCTACCACGAGGCGATCACCGAGCAGGGCAGCGACGACGTTCGCAACGAACTCCCCGAGACGCCGGTGACGGGTGCCAGCGCGGAGGCGACGGAGTTCGCGGCGAGCGACGACTGA
- a CDS encoding MazG-like family protein, with translation MSTFETLQGEVSEWSRENFADQPTANPLLGVAEELGELTEHLAVHDCLTEYELDCVGDLLVYLADFCARRGFDLQAAYDTQNPDERTYDDPLYGVNAALGRLNRSVLKRRQGIRLEESRVGDEAERRTISTLLTHLSDFAKERGYTLEECIDVAWYEEVSDREWESSYRDCQ, from the coding sequence ATGTCGACGTTCGAAACCTTACAGGGGGAGGTAAGCGAGTGGAGTCGGGAGAACTTCGCCGATCAGCCCACCGCCAATCCGCTTCTCGGCGTCGCCGAGGAACTCGGCGAACTCACCGAACATCTCGCAGTACACGACTGCCTGACTGAGTACGAACTCGATTGCGTCGGTGATCTGCTCGTGTATCTCGCCGACTTCTGCGCCCGTCGCGGTTTCGACCTCCAAGCGGCATACGACACACAGAACCCGGACGAGCGAACGTACGACGATCCGCTATACGGCGTGAACGCCGCCCTCGGTCGTCTCAATCGATCGGTGCTGAAACGACGGCAGGGAATTCGACTCGAGGAGTCTCGAGTCGGCGACGAGGCCGAACGGCGTACGATCTCCACGCTCCTCACCCACCTCTCCGACTTCGCCAAAGAGCGAGGGTACACGCTCGAAGAGTGTATCGACGTCGCGTGGTACGAAGAGGTCAGCGACCGCGAGTGGGAAAGTTCGTATCGCGACTGCCAGTAG
- a CDS encoding peroxidase-related enzyme (This protein belongs to a clade of uncharacterized proteins related to peroxidases such as the alkylhydroperoxidase AhpD.), translating to MGDTTPELKDDAMTRFPVPAFEDLPEDLQERIEEETERTGFTPNVFSAFAYKPSHFRAFFQYHDALVEDTALEREEIEMIVVTVSGVNHCYYCNVAHGALARIYAEDPQLADQLIANYRTADISDAHRTMLDVAVKLTERPTEVEEDDLERLREAGFGEEAIWDIAAVTAFFNLSNRMAMFADMRPNDEFHAMGR from the coding sequence ATGGGCGATACGACACCCGAACTCAAGGACGACGCGATGACCAGGTTCCCCGTCCCGGCGTTCGAAGACCTCCCCGAGGACCTCCAAGAACGGATCGAGGAAGAGACCGAACGCACTGGGTTCACGCCGAACGTGTTCTCGGCGTTCGCGTACAAGCCCTCGCACTTCCGGGCGTTCTTCCAGTACCACGACGCCCTGGTCGAGGATACCGCGCTCGAGCGCGAGGAGATCGAGATGATCGTCGTCACGGTGTCGGGCGTCAACCACTGTTACTACTGTAACGTCGCTCACGGCGCGCTCGCTCGGATCTACGCGGAGGACCCACAGCTCGCGGACCAGCTGATCGCGAACTACCGGACGGCGGATATCAGCGACGCCCACCGGACGATGCTGGACGTCGCGGTGAAACTCACCGAACGGCCGACGGAAGTCGAGGAGGACGACCTCGAGAGACTGCGTGAGGCCGGCTTCGGCGAGGAGGCGATCTGGGACATCGCCGCCGTCACCGCCTTCTTCAACCTGAGCAACCGGATGGCGATGTTCGCGGACATGCGACCCAACGACGAGTTCCACGCGATGGGCCGATAA
- a CDS encoding GIY-YIG nuclease family protein: MGGTYVLVVDVNRHSTIEVGALGEREFAAGAYAYVGSAFGPGGFARVDRHRELASGDRDARHWHVDYLLGHSATILESVVRFPDEDRECELADRLPGEPVEAFGASDCDCPAHLLAAPGTDAVLEDARAAGGVLEDG, from the coding sequence ATGGGCGGTACCTACGTTCTCGTCGTCGACGTCAACCGGCACTCGACCATCGAGGTCGGCGCACTCGGGGAACGCGAGTTCGCCGCCGGCGCCTACGCCTACGTCGGCAGCGCGTTCGGGCCTGGCGGGTTCGCGCGCGTCGATCGCCACCGGGAACTCGCAAGCGGCGACCGCGACGCCAGACACTGGCACGTCGACTACCTGCTGGGCCATTCGGCGACGATACTCGAGTCCGTCGTCCGCTTCCCCGACGAAGATCGCGAGTGCGAACTGGCCGACCGCCTCCCGGGCGAGCCGGTCGAGGCGTTCGGCGCCTCCGACTGCGACTGTCCGGCCCACCTGCTGGCCGCGCCCGGAACCGACGCCGTCCTCGAGGACGCTCGAGCGGCCGGCGGCGTCCTCGAGGACGGGTAG
- a CDS encoding MBL fold metallo-hydrolase: MDRITLGNDEFEGRNNAYVLEDGDTLALVDTGIAMTDVRSDLEDGLADRGYEFADVDDIVLTHYHVDHAGLAGEIQAESGATVYVHEADVPLVEDDADALERREQRQRDLLEQWGVPEDAKGDLFAFLDRFDEIEGDPVDATPIEDGDSLQIGGRTLEAVHAPGHAAGLCCFEIEDGSEAFVGDALLPVYTPNVGGADVRVERPLKNYLETLRTIVDRDYDRVWPGHRDPIEEPTERALTIVDHHRERTEEVLAVLEAHGPADPWTVSDHLFGDLQGIHVIHGPGEAYAHLDHLYHEDVVAYEDGEYRLRVEPTDVDLESLFPAARRAETAE, translated from the coding sequence ATGGACCGCATCACGCTGGGTAACGACGAGTTCGAGGGGCGCAACAACGCCTACGTTCTCGAGGACGGAGACACACTCGCGCTGGTCGACACGGGAATTGCGATGACAGACGTTCGATCGGACCTCGAGGACGGCCTCGCCGACCGCGGCTACGAGTTCGCAGATGTCGACGATATCGTTCTCACCCACTACCACGTCGACCACGCCGGTCTCGCGGGAGAGATCCAGGCCGAGAGCGGTGCCACCGTCTACGTCCACGAGGCGGACGTCCCGCTGGTCGAAGACGACGCCGACGCTCTCGAGCGTCGAGAACAGCGACAACGCGATCTCCTCGAGCAGTGGGGCGTCCCCGAGGACGCGAAAGGAGACCTGTTTGCCTTTCTCGACCGCTTCGACGAGATCGAAGGCGACCCCGTCGACGCTACGCCGATCGAGGACGGCGACAGCCTCCAGATCGGCGGCCGAACGCTCGAGGCGGTCCACGCACCCGGCCACGCGGCGGGGCTGTGCTGTTTCGAGATCGAAGACGGGAGCGAGGCGTTCGTGGGCGACGCTCTCTTGCCGGTGTACACGCCGAACGTCGGCGGCGCGGACGTTCGGGTCGAACGGCCACTCAAGAACTACCTCGAGACGTTACGAACGATCGTCGACCGCGACTACGATCGGGTGTGGCCGGGTCACCGTGACCCCATCGAGGAGCCGACCGAGCGTGCGCTGACGATCGTCGATCACCACCGCGAACGGACCGAGGAGGTTCTGGCTGTTCTCGAGGCCCACGGCCCGGCCGACCCCTGGACCGTCAGCGACCACCTGTTCGGCGACCTTCAGGGGATACACGTCATCCACGGCCCCGGCGAGGCCTACGCCCACCTAGATCACCTGTACCACGAGGACGTCGTCGCCTACGAGGACGGCGAGTACCGGCTTCGAGTGGAACCGACGGACGTCGACCTCGAGTCGCTGTTCCCGGCCGCGAGGCGGGCCGAAACTGCGGAGTAG
- a CDS encoding gamma-glutamyltransferase family protein gives MVPTLNRRELLLGSGGVGIAAIAGDTRPETNAAGADDPSDDSVAVVSQHHLATEAGLEILEQGGTAADAAVAVACTLSVVEPWFSSVLGGGTWALYYEADSEEVTSVDGVGPVGSDATVDDFEDRAGDYGMHQSIVPGAWDGWMLWLEEYGELDLAEVVDPAMTIAREGYPASPGMIRWLGRRADRIEERPDAVEIYMPDGELVEEGETSYQYDMADTFEALSDAYTDRRDEGRNEAIQAARDYFYRGPIAEAIVEFSDENDGYLTRPDFEEFEADIVDPISIEYDEDLEVYQNPPNSQGITQLLALNVLEAYDLDEIDPDSADAVHVQAEAIKLAFADRYHHVGDPDRVDVPVADLLDEEYAADQRDRFEMDDAMEWPIDSGLSETDADHTTTFHVVDADGNGAAVTTSLGAQFQVIGDTGIHLNNRMRMLSLEEDDPNRLTPGYKVRHTSNPYLATCDGEPYVLGGNTGVDMQPQGQTQQFVNVAEFGLGAQEAIDSPRFETTAFPSTQHPYDIGNTLEMEREFPDDIVEELEERGHDVDLGGSYGTANMIVVDEDGDLEVGAESRSETADGNVVQLED, from the coding sequence ATGGTCCCGACGCTCAATCGCCGGGAACTCCTCCTCGGCAGCGGCGGAGTCGGAATCGCGGCTATAGCTGGCGACACCCGTCCGGAAACGAACGCAGCCGGAGCGGACGATCCGAGCGACGACTCAGTCGCCGTCGTCTCCCAGCACCACCTCGCGACCGAGGCCGGCCTCGAGATCCTCGAGCAGGGTGGCACGGCTGCCGACGCCGCGGTCGCGGTCGCCTGTACGCTGTCGGTCGTCGAACCCTGGTTCTCCTCGGTGCTTGGCGGCGGTACCTGGGCGCTGTACTACGAGGCGGACTCTGAGGAAGTGACCAGCGTCGACGGCGTGGGTCCCGTCGGCTCCGACGCGACGGTGGACGACTTCGAGGACCGTGCGGGCGACTACGGCATGCACCAGTCGATCGTGCCCGGTGCCTGGGACGGCTGGATGCTGTGGCTCGAGGAGTACGGCGAACTCGACCTCGCAGAGGTCGTCGATCCGGCGATGACGATCGCACGGGAGGGGTATCCCGCCAGCCCGGGGATGATACGCTGGCTCGGGCGGCGGGCGGACCGGATCGAGGAGCGGCCGGACGCCGTCGAGATCTACATGCCCGACGGCGAGCTCGTGGAGGAGGGTGAGACGAGCTACCAGTACGACATGGCCGACACGTTCGAGGCACTTTCCGACGCGTACACAGATCGGCGCGACGAGGGTCGGAACGAAGCGATTCAGGCGGCCAGGGACTACTTCTACCGCGGGCCGATCGCCGAGGCGATCGTCGAGTTCTCCGACGAAAACGACGGCTATCTCACCCGCCCGGACTTCGAGGAGTTCGAGGCCGATATCGTCGATCCGATCTCGATCGAGTACGACGAGGACCTCGAGGTGTACCAGAACCCGCCGAACAGCCAGGGGATCACGCAGTTGCTCGCCCTGAACGTCCTCGAAGCGTACGACCTCGACGAGATCGACCCTGACAGCGCCGACGCCGTCCACGTCCAGGCGGAGGCGATCAAACTCGCGTTCGCGGATCGCTACCACCACGTCGGCGATCCCGACAGGGTCGACGTCCCCGTCGCCGACCTGCTGGACGAGGAGTACGCGGCGGACCAGCGCGACCGGTTCGAGATGGACGATGCGATGGAGTGGCCGATCGACTCTGGCCTCTCCGAAACCGACGCCGACCACACCACGACCTTTCACGTCGTCGACGCGGACGGGAACGGGGCTGCGGTGACGACCAGCCTCGGCGCCCAGTTCCAGGTGATCGGCGACACCGGAATCCACCTCAACAACCGGATGCGGATGCTCTCGCTCGAGGAGGACGATCCCAACCGACTGACGCCCGGCTACAAGGTTCGCCACACCTCCAATCCCTACCTGGCCACCTGCGACGGGGAGCCCTACGTGCTCGGTGGCAACACCGGCGTCGACATGCAGCCACAGGGACAGACCCAGCAGTTCGTCAACGTCGCCGAGTTCGGGCTCGGCGCACAGGAAGCGATCGACAGCCCTCGCTTCGAGACGACCGCGTTCCCGTCGACACAACACCCCTACGACATCGGTAACACCCTCGAGATGGAGCGCGAGTTCCCGGACGACATCGTCGAGGAACTCGAGGAGCGGGGCCACGACGTCGACCTCGGCGGGTCGTACGGGACGGCGAACATGATCGTCGTCGACGAGGACGGCGACCTCGAGGTCGGCGCGGAGTCGAGAAGCGAAACCGCCGATGGAAACGTGGTGCAACTGGAGGACTGA
- a CDS encoding type II toxin-antitoxin system VapC family toxin, translated as MIYADTDFFLALIKDDDWLQDRAATVAQENEGEIYTSRATLLELLVISNRFEFDRMEALAYALEIATIPEDEDVLFQAVDYMEQNDLTPFDAYHVAYADEDPIVSSDKSFDEVTDDRLALEERES; from the coding sequence ATGATCTACGCTGATACAGACTTCTTCCTCGCATTGATAAAAGACGACGACTGGCTGCAGGATCGGGCAGCAACAGTCGCTCAAGAGAACGAAGGAGAAATCTACACCTCCCGTGCGACGTTGCTCGAGCTGCTCGTGATTTCGAACCGGTTCGAGTTCGATCGGATGGAAGCACTCGCCTATGCGCTCGAGATAGCGACGATTCCGGAAGACGAAGACGTGCTGTTCCAGGCAGTCGACTACATGGAACAAAACGATCTCACTCCTTTTGATGCGTACCACGTCGCCTACGCTGACGAGGACCCGATCGTCTCCTCGGACAAATCGTTCGACGAGGTTACGGACGATCGTCTCGCACTCGAGGAACGAGAGAGCTGA
- a CDS encoding AbrB/MazE/SpoVT family DNA-binding domain-containing protein — protein sequence MSKTAEADDRGRIVIPHEIREKHGDRYRVVELDDRVELIPLADDPIEGLRNAVGDAFDDKSIAEIKREAREAAREDALRDMPE from the coding sequence ATGAGCAAGACGGCCGAGGCCGACGATCGAGGTCGAATCGTCATCCCTCACGAGATCCGTGAGAAACACGGTGACAGATACCGGGTCGTCGAACTCGACGACCGAGTCGAACTCATTCCACTTGCCGACGATCCCATCGAAGGGCTCCGGAATGCTGTCGGTGACGCGTTCGACGACAAATCGATCGCAGAGATCAAGCGAGAAGCACGTGAAGCGGCTCGAGAAGATGCTCTGCGCGATATGCCGGAGTAA